Within Sporosarcina sp. PTS2304, the genomic segment CGACAAGCGCCCAGATCACCTAGTCACAGTATTCGCTGGCCAAGACAAAGAAGCAACAGCACAAGCACGCATGCACTTCGGTGAAGATCACATCCCATCCTCACCATCATTCGCCCTACTAAAAGACGGCAAACTCATCGGCGAAGTAGGACGCTTCGAAATAGAAGGACACGACCCCATGTCAGTCGTCGTCAACCTACAAGAACAATTCGAACAACACTGCGAAGAACTCTAACAAAAGCGGAAGCGGCTGTTCAGCTCCGACAGGCGTTGGAAGAAAAGTAATAAAGGCGCTCTTTGCCTTTCTTGCTTTTCTGAAACGACCCGAGGAGCT encodes:
- a CDS encoding BrxA/BrxB family bacilliredoxin; the protein is MTMNFDFYMNDMTSQARSEMEASGYEQLKTPEDVEAAFKRPGTTLVMINSVCGCAGGIARPAAAHAVHYDKRPDHLVTVFAGQDKEATAQARMHFGEDHIPSSPSFALLKDGKLIGEVGRFEIEGHDPMSVVVNLQEQFEQHCEEL